The DNA sequence CGAGTTCTCCTCGGCGACGATGAGCGTGTGCTCGAACTGGCCCATCCCCTCGGAGTTCATCCGGAAGTACGCCTGCACGGGCATCTCGACGGTGGTGTCCTCGGGCACGTAGACGAACGACCCCCCGACCAGATGGCGCCGTGCAGCGCCGCGAACTTGTTGTCACTCGGCGGCACACACTTCGTCATGAAGTGCTCGCGGACGATCTCTTCGTGTTCCTGGACGGCCTCGTCCATGTTACAGAAGATGACGCCTTTCTCCTCCCAGCGCTCCTGCATGTTCTGGTAGACGACTTCGGACTCGTACTGGGCGCCGACTCCCGAGAGGGCGTTTTTCTCGGCCTCCGGGATCCCCAGCTTGTCGAACGTGTCCTTGATGTCGTCGGGCAGGTCCGTCCAGTCGTCGACGCTCTCGCGGGTCTCGACGTCCGGCCGGATATACGGGATGATCTCGTTGACGTCGACTTCGGAGAGGTCGGGCTGGCCGGGCCAGTCGGTCGGCATCGGCATCTCCTGGAACTGTTCGAGCGCCCGAAGCCGCCGGTTCAGCATCCACTCGGGTTCGCCCTTGTCCTCCGAGATGACGCGGATCGTCTCCTCGGTGAGGCCCTTCTCCGCCTGGAACGAAGAGCGCTCTTTCTTCTTGAATTCGAATCGGGCTTCCGTGTCGGTCTCTCTCAGGTGATCTTGATCCGAGCTCATCGGTCGTGTTTTCGGGTGCAGGAGAATAAAGCTAGGGTGGCGAAAGCGAAGTTTGTAAGCACAATCAGTTTCTTCTCGTCTATTCTGAAATTATTTGTATTTACGAAACGCGGCGTTCCGGTTGGGTTTCGTCCGGATCGTTCACCGCGGGTCGACGAGTCGCGGCACTCACAACCGAAGCCATCAGTCTGGGGATTCATTACCCTCGCCGCCGCGGGACGTGGTATGTACGGAACGACCGCCACCGAGCGGCGAGACGGGGGCGTGTAATGCGCTCGCTCGCCCGCACCGCAGCCGGCGACCCACTCCTCGGCGACGACGACGGTTCGTTCCTCTCGGCGCGGCGTACCCCGACGCGTCGAGCGTCCGAGACGCGCTCCCGCGAGCGACCGAGGGCCTCCCGGCCGCCGAGTCGACGACGGCCGACCCCATCCCACGTGAGGGGATCACTTTCGGCCCCCCGCTCGCCGACCCCGGCAAACTGTTCGGTATCGGCCTCAACTACGCCGACCACGCGGCGGACCTCTCGGAGGACCCCCCAGACGAGCCGGCGAGTTTCCTCAAGCCGACGACGGCGGCGACGGGACCGGGCGGGCCGATCCGCCTGCCGCCGCGCGAGCAGTCCGACCGCGTCACGGCGGAGGCCGAACTCGCCGTCGTGATCGGGCGGACCTGTCGGAACGTCGCCGCCGAGGACGCCGATGCGGTGATCGCCGGCTACCTTCCGGTGATCGATATGACCGCCGAGGACGTCCTCGAACGTAACCCTCGGTTCCTCACGCGCGCGAAAAGCTACGACACCTTCCTCGTTCTCGGACCACGGCTTGCGGTCCCGGGACCGGGCGCGACCCTCGACGACGTCGCGTGCGGACGGTCGTGAACGACGAGGTGCGGGCGCGCGAAACACCGTGGCCGACATGCACGTCTCGCCGCGGGAACTCGTCGCCTACCACTCCGAGGTGATGACGCTGGAGCCGGGCGACGTGATATCGACGGGAACGCCCGGGGCTCACCCCATCGAGCCGGGGGATCACGTGCGGGCCGAGGTGGGTCGGCTCGGCTCGGTCGCCGCGGACGTGGTGCGGTAGCCACGGCGGGGAGCGAAGGGTACAGGACCGGGCGGCCCCTACCGGCGGGTAATGAACGACGGCGCGGTCGAACTCACGGTCCGGAGCGCGGAGAAACGGGACGCGGGCCGTGGCATCGCACGGTTGCCGGAGGCCCCGCCGGAAGCGCCTCGGCGTATTGAGCGGGGACGCCGTCACCATCGCGGGCGAGCGCGAGACGGTGGTGAAGCTCTGGCCGGCGCGGGCCGGCGTTTCCGGCGACGCTATCCTGATCGACGCGGGGACGCGGAGCGACGCCGGCGTGGCCGTCGGCGACACCGTCCGGGTACACCGGGTGAGCGTCGCCGACGCCGACTCCATCACGCTCTCGACGCCGTCGGGAGTCGGCGCGGACCGCGAGTCGGTTCGCCGCGAGCTTCGGCGGGCCATCGACGGGCGGCCGCTCCGCGACGGCGATCAGGTGCGGGTCGATAGCGTCGCCACCGATCCCTTCGTCGTCGTCGGAACCCGGCCCGACGGCGCCGTCCGATCGGCCGACGGAACCGACCTGCGACTGGTCGGTGGCGGCGGGAGTCGGCCGTCGACGGCCGCCGATACCGACGACGAGCCGACCCCGTCCACCCCCGCGCCGAGTGGCGACGCTCGCCCCGCGACGGGCGTTACTTACGAGGACATCGGGGGCCTCGACGACGAACTGGACCTCGTACGGGAGATGATCGAACTCCCGCTGGCGGAGCCGGAACTGTTCACGCGTCTCGGCGTCGACCCGCCGAAGGGCGTCCTGCTCTACGGACCGCCGGGGACGGGGAAGACGCTGATCGCCAAGGCCGTCGCCAACGAGGTGGACGCGACGTTCATCTCCGTCTCCGGCCCGGAGGTCGTCTCGAAGTACAAAGGCGACAGCGAGGAGCGCCTGCGCTCGGTGTTCGAGCGTGCCCGCGAGGAGGCGCCGAGTATCGTCTTCTTCGACGAAATCGACTCCGTCGCACCGAAACGCGAGGACGGCGGCGGGATGGAGGATCGCATCGTCGGGCAACTCCTCTCCCTGATGGACGGGTTGGAGGCGCGGGGCGAGGTGATCGTCATCGGCGCCACCAACCGCGTCGACGACCTCGACCCCGCGCTCCGCCGGGGCGGGCGCTTCGACCGCGAGATCGAGATCGGCGTCCCCGGCGTCGCCGGCCGGCGCGAGATCCTCGACGTCCACACGCGACGCGTCCCGATGACCGACGACGTGGCCCTCGACCGCCTCGCCGCCCGTACGCACGGCTTCGTCGGCGCCGACCTCGAGTCGCTGGTGACGGAGGCCGCGATGTCGGCGCTCCGCCGCGCCAAGCGCGAGGGGACGCCGACGGCCGAGATTCGGGTGACACGCCGACGACTTCGAGACGGCGATGGCGAGCGTCGACCCCAGCCCATGCGCGAGTACGTCTCGGAGGCGCCGACGGAGGGGTTCGAATCCGTCGGCGGCTTGGCGGAGGCGAAGGCCACCCTGGAGCGGGCGGTGACGTGGCCGCTCACCTACGGCCCGCTGTTCGAGGCCGCGGACGCCCGATCCGCCCTCCGGCGTCCTACTCTACGGCCCGCCGGGGACGGGCAAGACCCTCCTCGCGCGCGCCGTCGCCGCCGAGAGCGAGGTGAACTTCGTCCGCGTGCAGGGGCCGGAGCTTCTGGATCGCTACGTCGGCGAGAGCGAGAAGGCGGTTCGGGAGGTGTTCGACCGCGCCCGCCAGACCGGCACCGGCAATCGTCTTCTTCGACGAAATCGACGCCGTGGCGACCGACCGTGACCGCGCGAGCAAACGAGGTGACCGAGCGCGTCGTCTCCCAACTGCTGACCGAGTTCGACGCAGTCGCCGACAACCCCAACCTGATCGTCCTCGCGGCGACGAACCGGAAGGACGCCCTCGATCCGGCGCTCCTCCGGGCCGGGCGGCTCGAATCACACGTCGAGGTACCGGCGCCCGACGAGGCCGCCCGGCGCGCGATCCTCGACGTCCACACGCGGGAGAAACCCCACAACGACGCCGTGGACCTCGACGACGTGGCGGCGCGGACGGCGGGGTACTCCGGCGCCGACCTCACGGCCGTCTGCCGGGAGGCCGCCATGCTCGCGGTGCGAGCGGTGGCCGACGCCTACCCCGGTCCCGAGGCGAACGACCACGCCGACGAGGTGTCGCTGACGGCCGCCCACTTCGAGGCGGCGCTGGAGACGGTCGAGCCGTCGCTTGCGGAGCGATGACCGGACCCATCCCCGAGGGGACGTGGCACGACATCGTCGAACACGTCCCCATCGTCTCGGTCGACCTGATCGTCCGACACGCAGGTGGGGTCGTCCTCGGCAAGCGGACGAACCGGCCGGGACGGGGCGAGTGGTTCGTCCCCGGTGGCCGGGTCCGAAAGGACGAACGCCTCGACGCCGCGGTCCACCGGGTCGCCGAGGCGGAACTCGGCGTCGACGTGCGGATCGAGGAGCGCCTAGGCGTCTACGAACACCTCTGGGACGAGAGCGAATTCGACGACGTGGCGACGAAACACTACCTCGCGAACGGCGTCGTCGTCCGGTCACAGGGTGAGCGATTCGCCGCCGACGGCCAGCACAGCGACCTCCGCGTCTTCGAACCGCCGTTTCCCGACCTCCACCCGTACGTCGAAGCGTACCTGCGTGACGCCGGCCTCGGGGAGTGATGACCGACGGACCGAAGCCGCTCGCGACCCTACCGTCGCCCATGCGTACGCTCCTGTCGATGCGCTGGACCGACGTCCTCTTCGCCCACTGGCCGGTCGCCCCCGAACTCGTCGCGGCGACGCTCCCCGACGGCCTCGACGTCGACACGCACGACGGCGACGCCTACCTCGGCGTCGTGGGCTTTCGGATGGAGTCGATCCGCCCTCGTGGCGCCCCGGTCGGTCTCTCCTTTCCCGAACTGAACCTGCGGACGTACGTCCGTGGATCGACGGGCGGTGGCGTCTACTTCTACAACCTCGACGCCGACGACCGGATCGGGGTGTCGCTGGCCCGTGGCCTGTTTCGGCTGCCATACTACCGGGCGGCGATGCAGGTCGGGGACCGGGACGACGGCGCGCTCCGCTTCCGGAGTCGGCGCACCCACCGCGGGGCGTCGCCGGCGCGGTTCGACGCGACGTATCACCCGACTGGCGGGGCCGAACCGGTCGGTCCGGGGTCGCTCGACGCCTTCCTCACCGCGCTACCGGTTTTACACCGAGAGCGACGACGGCCGACTCTACCGGGGTGCGATCGAGCACCCGCCGTGGGAACTGAGCGACGCGACGCTCACCGTCCGGGAGAACACGCTGTTCGAAGCGAACGGGTTCGAGCATCCGGAGGGCGACCCACACGTGCGGTACAGCCCGGGTCTCGACGTGACCGCGGGGCGGATTCGACGCGTCTAGTCCCAGAACGACTGCGTTCGCGCGTACTGGCGCTCCTGTTCGAGGATGTCGCGATAGAAGTCGGCCTCGTTCTCGCGGAGTTTGGCGATGATCCGGGCGGCGTTGTGCGGGCCGACGCCCCGGGCGGCCATGGCGACGACGGCCTGCTTGCCGTGACTCTGGACGAGGTTGGCCGACCGGTAGGCGCGTTCGGTCAGCCGTTCCTGTTCCTCGTCCTTCTCCTCGGCTCGCACTGCCTTCACAGCCGCCTCGTCCCACGGGTTCAGCGCGGCGACCCGCGTGGACTCGCACTCCGGACACCGCGGCTGGTCGGGGACGCGTTTCACCTTCGTCTTCCGCGTCCACTCCGTGCAGTGGAGGCAAGCGAGGATCACTCGGTCCTCGTGAATCCGCTCTTTCAGCGTCTCGACGACGCTCGCGTCCGCGTTCTCCGGGACGAGGAGTTCCCGCCCGCTCGACCGTCCGCCGGTGCCGATGGGCGTCAGTTCCCGCGCGGTGACGAGGTCGACGCCACCCGACTGGACGCGTTCGAGCACGTCGGCCGCCGCGTCGACGGCGAGGTCCGTGTGGAACACCTCCCGAATCGGCCTCGTCGTAGACGGGGGTGTCCTCCAGCGCGGCCAGTAGGCGGTCGGCGCCGAACCGACCCTGCCCCTGGTAGCGCTTGAGCGCGCCGAACTCGCGGCCACCTGCGCGAGCGTGAACTTCAGCGTACCCGAGTTCTTCAGCGCGAGTTCGAGGAGACCCTCGACGTGCTCGGGATCGGTCGTCTCCAACACGTCCACCACGTCGCTCGGCCGGTGCGGCCGGGCACCTCCAGTTCGATCCGGTAGGGATCGACCTCCATCCCGACCGAGGAGCCGGTCTTCTGCCCGACGAGCGCGGAGCAGAGGCGCCCGAGCGTTCGTTTACCTCGTGGCCGAAGGCGGCGTCGACGACGACGGTCCGGCCCTGCCCCTCGACGACGATTCGGTCGTCCGTCGGAGGGTGCGCCCGCCTCGACCTGCCGTTCGACCGGATCGAGTGCCTCACTCACGGTACGCTCGTCGCCTGGATACCGTGGGAGGAACTCGCGGGCGACGCCGGACGGTCGGCGCTACTACCTCGAACTGGCCGGCGGCGACGCCGCGCATCTCGCCGACTTCGCCCGCGACGGCAGCCGGGACGGGTATCTCCGACCCCGTCCACGACGGCACCTCGCCCGCGGGGTCCTCGATGGGCGTCACCTCCACACGCGTCTCCTCTCGTCGACTTCGGTGATCCGCCACATCTCGCCGCGCTGGATGAACGTCTCGCCGGCGTCGCGAAGTTGAGCACGAACTTCTCGTCCAGCGTCCCGACCGTCTCTCGGGAGGAGAGGTCGTACACCTCGTAGGTCTCCTCGTCGGGGATCATCGAGAGGTTGGCGTAGAAGTACCGCCACGTCCCCCCCGACTTCTCGAGGCGGTCGGCCTCCGCCTCCAGCCACAGGAGGCGGTTGCCCGACAGTTCGCGCACCACTCGCGGAACCGTGCTTCCGAGAGGTCACGGAAGGGGTACGCCCGCGTCAGCGTCTCGTAAGCGTCGCGGGCGTCGATTTCGCCGTGATCCATCACGAGACCGACGGTCTGGTTGGCGACCACGTCGAGGCTGCCGTGGTGGATCGCCGCGGGTTCCACCTCGCCCGCGACGGCCCGGCGGGCGATGGCCAGCGCTTCCAGCGTGTCGTCCGGGTGATCGACGAGGATGGTCCCTTCCGAGACGGCGTCGCGGCGGTGGCCCGCACGACCGACCCGCTGGAGTAGCCGGGCCACCTCCCGGGGACTCCCGTACTGGACGACGTGATCCACCCGCCCCACGTCGATGCCGAGTTCCATCGAGGAGGTGCAGACCAGCCCGTCTATCTCGCCGCGTTTGAACGCTTCCTCCACGTCGATGCGAGCCTCCTTCGAGAGCGAGCCGTGGTGGACGCCGATAG is a window from the Haloplanus salinus genome containing:
- a CDS encoding NUDIX domain-containing protein, giving the protein MTGPIPEGTWHDIVEHVPIVSVDLIVRHAGGVVLGKRTNRPGRGEWFVPGGRVRKDERLDAAVHRVAEAELGVDVRIEERLGVYEHLWDESEFDDVATKHYLANGVVVRSQGERFAADGQHSDLRVFEPPFPDLHPYVEAYLRDAGLGE